One window of the Pempheris klunzingeri isolate RE-2024b chromosome 10, fPemKlu1.hap1, whole genome shotgun sequence genome contains the following:
- the LOC139208452 gene encoding interleukin-1 receptor type 1-like has protein sequence MSHNGSYTCEKRGKTGLLRLKYGVSVSSERCPDPPETISMTRGVSEVLPCKQSEIFRLNNTRNARWMKNCRPVEQEEESFSVDEDGFMRLSSPSERDAGIYTCLVDVTLDGREYTAARSIRLTINNLLSDTVFAQPEVVFPQQEVVVVEVGMRAELKCLAYIGFSEDNETLIFWTVDGDYSEDHKELHHSWKFTRNRGTVYGVSTLSISNVRRRFLNVPFCCHIMSPVGEEVGELRLQEADRSGLHTSVALCLTASLALLALAAAFLFFKVDLVLAYRKLMRHFSKQQASDGKLYDAYVSFLHADNVSLAETASFALQILPEQLEEQHGYSLYIRGRDDCPGEAVADVIAATVRQCRRLIIILSSEAKSSTEGKTEDVPLCDNQNQLCYERKVGLHDALTQNDLRVILVEIGGPVDYSGLPESLRFIKRKQGALKWKKPSDGTHKRRTLRSNRNFWKNLRYHMPSVPAGQHQTAD, from the exons ATGTCTCATAATGGATCCTACACCTGTGAAAAAAG GGGCAAGACTGGATTGTTGAGGTTAAAGTATGGGGTGTCGGTGTCCAGTGAAAGGTGCCCCGATCCACCTGAGACCATATCCATGACCCGGGGAGTCAGCGAAGTTCTTCCCTGCAAACAATCAGAGATCTTCAGACTGAATAACACAAGAAATGCACGATGGATGAAG aacTGCCGCCCagtggagcaggaagaggagtcCTTCTCTGTGGATGAGGATGGCTTCATGAGACTGTCTTCACCCTCAGAGAGGGATGCTGGGATATACACCTGCCTGGTCGACGTCACCTTGGACGGCAGGGAATACACAGCTGCGCGAAGCATTCGGCTGACAATTAACAACT TGCTTTCAGATACAGTTTTTGCACAGCCAGAGGTGGTGTTTCCTCAACAGGAAGTGGTCGTGGTTGAAGTAG GTATGAGAGCGGAGCTGAAGTGTTTAGCCTACATAGGCTTCAGTGAGGACAATGAGACGCTCATATTCTGGACAGTTGATGGGGACTATTCAGAGGACCACAAAGAACTCCACCACTCCTGGAAATT CACTCGGAACAGAGGCACAGTGTATGGTGTGTCCACTCTGTCCATCTCTAACGTCCGTCGTCGGTTCCTAAACGTCCCCTTTTGTTGCCACATAATGAGCCCAGTTGGTGAGGAAGTCGGCGAGTTGCGGCTTCAAGAGG ctGACCGCTCTGGCCTCCACACCAGCGTGGCTCTCTGCCTCACTGCCTCTCTGGCTCTTCTGGCTCTCGCTGCtgccttccttttttttaaagtagatCTAGTGTTGGCTTACAGGAAACTGATGAGACATTTTTCCAAACAACAAG CTTCTGATGGGAAGCTCTACGACGCCTACGTGAGCTTCCTCCACGCAGACAACGTGAGCTTAGCTGAGACGGCGAGCTTTGCCCTCCAGATCCTGCCTGAGCAGCTGGAGGAACAACATGGTTACTCCCTTTACATCAGAGGACGGGACGACTGCCCCGGAGAAG CGGTGGCTGATGTCATTGCAGCTACAGTGCGTCAGTGTCGCAGGCTGATAATCATCCTGTCATCTGAGGCGAAATCCTCCactgaaggaaaaacagaggaTGTACCCTTATGTGACAACCAGAACCAGCTGTGCTATGAACGCAAAGTTGGCCTTCATGACGCTTTGACCCAGAACGACCTGCGAGTGATTCTGGTTGAGATCG GTGGTCCAGTGGACTACAGTGGCCTGCCAGAGTCTCTGCGTTTTATCAAGAGGAAACAAGGAGCTCTGAAGTGGAAGAAACCCTCTGATGGAACCCACAAACGGAGAACATTACGGTCAAATAGAAACTTCTGGAAGAATCTGAGATACCACATGCCCTCAGTTCCTGCAGGGCAACACCAGACTGCTGACTAA